The Candidatus Dormiibacterota bacterium genomic sequence CGCGAGCACACTCCCGTCGTACGTCAGGCCCTTCGCACGCGACGTCTCGACGGGATCAACAGCGAGGAACCGGCCCAGGACGGGATCGTAGGGGCGCGCCCCCATCAGCACGAGTCCACCTGCTGCCCTTCCGGGTTGACACTGACACACGCCCGGGGCGCTAAACGTGGGTTGACCTCGCCGACCGTGGCATTTACGCTTGCTTACAACGCTCGCGCCTCTCACACGACAGGAGGTATCCCGATGCTGGTCGGCATTCGGCGTGTGCACGTGCTGGCCGCGGCGGGCGTCGCCTCGGTCGTCGCGCTCACCGTCCCATGGGACGTGATGGGCGCCACGGGAACCGTGTACGTCAGCAGCACGGAGGCCGGCCGGGTCCACAACTACACGATCAGCAACCCGCCGGACGGCGCGTGCCTCTCGTTGCATTTCGGCGAGCACGGCCTCTTCCTCGGCAACGCCACGGACAGGAGCATCACCGTGTACCGGGCGCAGTTCTGCAAGACCGCGATCAACACCGTGGGGCCCCGTCGGTCGTCGTCCTATCAGGGCGGCGCAAACCCGGGCTACCAGAGCCTGATGGCGCATCGCTGAACGCCCGCGGCGTGGCCCCAACCCCGCTGATGAAGGTCACCGGTCACCGCGAGCAGCGCCGCCAGCCCCAGCCACAGCGGCCCGGCACGGTGGGGGGCCGCGGCCGCTGGCCGCCGGCGAGGTCCACGCCCGCCCACGGCCTTACAGTCCGGTAGGAATTATTCCATCCATGCTACGCATCATGTTAGGCGACATGTTCGCTAGCATTAGCACGTGATGCCGTCCCTGGACCCCTCCCGCCTGCTGCGCCGCTGGCCGCTGATCCGGCAGCTGACCGACGGCGACCCGCTCGGCCTCGGACGCGCGGTGCGCTCCCCGCGCACCGAGGCGCTGCACCCGCGCACCCAGGACGCCGACCGCGTCGTGCCCTCGATCTGCCCCTACTGCGCGGTCGGCTGCGCCCAGCGGGTGCACGTGAGGGACGGCGAGATCCTCCACATCGACGGCGACCCCGACAGCCCGATCTCACGGGGACGGCTGTGCCCCAAGGGCTCGGCGACGCGGAGCCTGGTGAGCCACGACGACCGCCTGCGGCGGGTCCGGTACCGGCGGCCCCACGGCACCGAGTGGGAGGACCTGTCCCTCGACCGGGCCATGGACATGATCGCGGACCGGGTCATCGCCACCCGCGCCGCCACCTTCGTGGACCGTGAGGGCGAGGGGGAGGACGAGCGCATCTACAACCGCACCCTCGGCATCGCCAGCCTCGGCGGCGCCACCCTCGACGTCGAGGAGAACTACCTGATCAAGAAGCTGCTCACCGCGCTGGGGGTGGTGCAGGTCGAGAACCAGGCACGCATATGACACAGCTCCACGGTCCCAGGTCTGGGGACGAGCTTCGGACGAGGCGGTGCGACCACGTTCCAGCAGGACCTGGCGAACGCGGACTGCATCGTCATCCAGGGCTCGAACCTCGCCGAGTGCCACCCCGTCGGCTTCCAGTGGGTGATGGAGGCGCGTGAGCGGGGGGCGACGATCATCCACGTCGATCCGCGCTTCACCCGCACCAGCGCGGTCGCCGACCTCCACGTCCCGATCCGCGCCGGCAGCGACATCGCGTTCCTCGGCGGCATCGTCCACCACATCCTCGAGAACGAGCGCTGGTTCCCCGAGTACGTGCTCGAGTACACCAATGCGGCGACGCTGATCAGCGAGGACTTCCAGGACACCGAGGACCTCGACGGCGTCTTCTCCGGGTTCGATCCCAGCGGGCCCTCCTACGACGTCAGCAGCTGGCAGTACCGCGGCATGGAGGTCACCTCCGCGGCCGGCGAGCACCAGGCGGGAGGGCACGCCGCCGGCGAGGAGACCGGCGGCCACGGGCGCCGGCTGGAGCACGCCCAGCCGCCACAGGACCGCACCCTGCAGGACCCGCGCTGCGTCTTCCAGCTGCTGCGCCGCCACTACCGCCGCTACACGCCCGAGCTGGTCGAGGAGGTGTGCGGGATCCCCCGCGAGCTCTTCCTCCGGGTGGCGGACACCCTCTGCGAGAACAGCGGCCGCGAACGCACCTCGGCGTTCGCCTACTCGGTGGGATGGACCCAGCACACCGTGGGCGTCCAGTACATCCGCACCACCGCGATCATCCAGCAGCTGCTCGGCAACATCGGCCGGCCGGGCGGCGGGATCATGGCACTGCGCGGGCACGCCAGCATCCAGGGCTCGACCGATGTGCCGACCCTCTACGACCTGCTCCCCGGCTACCTGCCGATGCCGCACGCCGACACCGACGGCTCCCACCAGGACTACATCCGCCGCAACTCCTCGTCGACCGGGTGGTGGGGTCACATGCCCGAGTACTTCGTCAGCCTGATGAAGGCGTGGTGGGGCGACCATGCGAACGCCGCGAACGACTGGGCCTTCGGTCACCTTCCCCGGATCAGCGGCGACCACTCCGCGTACGCCTCCACTCTGGCGATGCTCGACGGCACGGTGAAGGGCTTCCTCGTCCCCGGCGAGAACCCCGCGGTGGGCTCGGCGAACAGCCGGCTGCACCGGCTCGCCCTCTCCCGCCTCGACTGGCTCGTCGTCCTCGACCTGGTCGAGACCGAGACCGCCGCGTTCTGGAAGGACTCGCCGGAGATCGAGACCGGCGAGCTGAGGACCCCCGACATCGGCACCGAGGTCTTCCTCATGCCGGCGGCGGCGAACACCGAGAAGAACGGCACCTTCACCAACACCCAGCGGCTGTTGCAGTGGCACAGCAGGGCGGTGGAGCCGAAGGGCGACTGCAGGTCGGACCTGTGGTTCTACTACCACCTCGGCCGGATCATCCGCGAGAAGCTGCGGGACTCGACCGAGCCTCGTGACCGGCCCCTGCTCGAGCTCACCTGGGACTACCCGACCGAGGGACCGACGGCGGACCCCAGCGCCGAGGCGGTGCTCCGCGAGATCAACGGCTGGGGCCCCGACGGCAGGGCGCTGAGCTCGTTCACCGAGATGCGCGACGACGGCACCAGCGCGGCTGGCTGCTGGATCTACTGCGGGGTGTACGCCGGCGAGAGGAACCAGGCGGCGCGACGCCGTTCCCGCCACGAGCAGAGCGTGGTCGCGCCGGAGTGGGGGTGGGCATGGCCGGCGAACCGGCGCATCCTCTACAACCGCGCCTCCGCCGATCCCGAGGGACGGCCGTGGTCGGAGCGCAAGCGGTACGTGTGGTGGGACGCGGAGCGGCGGGAGTGGACCGGCGCCGACGTGCCCGACTTCGTCACGACGACGCCGCCAGACTACATGCCGCCCGAGGGCGCCACCGCGGAGAAGGCCCTCCGCGGCGCCGACCCGTTCATCCAGCAGGCCGACGGCCGTGCCTGGCTGTTCGTCCCGGACGGGGTCAAGGACGGCCCGTTCCCCACTCATTACGAGCCCCAGGAGTCGCCGGTGCGCAACCCGCTGTACGAGTCGCACCCGTCCAACCCGGTGCGCCAGCAGTTCCCGCTCCGGCGCCGCCTCAACCCCTACAACCATCCTCCGGACCGCCCCCAGCCCGACGGGCCGTTCCCCTACGTGGTCACCACCTACCGCCTCACCGAGCACCACACCGCGGGCGGGATGAGCCGCTATGTCGGCTACCTCAGCGAGCTGCAGCCGGAGATGTTCGTCGAGGTCTCGCCCCGGCTCGCCGTCGAACGCGGCCTGGTGAACGGCGGCTGGGCGACGGTGATCACCACCCGCTCGGCCATCGAGGCACGGGTGCTCGTCACCGAGCGCATGCGCTCCCAGCGGATCGGTGGCCGCGAGGTGCACACCGTCGGCGTGCCCTATCACTGGGGCACCAGGGGCGGCAGCCGAGGCGACTCCGGCAACGACCTCTTCGCGCTGGCGCTCGACCCCAACGTGCACATCCAGGAGGTGAAGGCGGCGACCTGCGACATCCGCCCCGGACGCCGCCCCCGCGGCCCCGCGCTGCGCGACCTGGTCGAGGACTACCGGCGGAGGGCGGGGATGTGACCAGCACCATCGTCAGCCACGATCTCGACATCGCCTCCCACGAGCCCGACGGCACCCCGCGGCGGATGGGGTTCTTCACCGACACCTCCCTGTGCATCGGCTGCAAGGCCTGCGAGGTGGCGTGCAAGGAGTGGAACCGCGTGCCCGCGGAACAGCGATCGTTCACCGGCCACTCGTACGACAACACCTGCGGCCTCGGCGCCAACGCCTGGCGCCACGTCGCCTTCATCGAGCAGGGCGGCGGCGAGGACGGGCTGCGATGGCTGATGAGCAGCGACGTCTGCAAGCACTGCAACCACGCCGGCTGCCTCGACGTCTGCCCGACCGGCGCCCTGATGCGCACCGAGTTCGGCACCGTGGTGGTGCAGGAGGACATCTGCAACGGCTGCGGCTACTGCGTCAGCGCCTGCCCCTTCGGGGTGATCGAGCGGCGCGAGGGCGACGGGCGGGCGTGGAAGTGCACGCTGTGCTACGACCGCCTCCGCGGCGACCTGGAGCCGGCCTGCGCCCAGGCCTGCCCCACCAAGTCGATTCAGTTCGGCGCCCTCGACGACCTTCTGCCGCTCGCGCGGGGGCGGGTGGAGACGCTGCAGCACCGTGGCGTCACCGATGCGCGCCTGTACGGCACCGGACCGGACGACGGCGTCGGCGGCGGCCACGCCTTCTTCCTCCTCCTCGACGAGCCCGAGGTGTACGGGCTGCCGCCCGACCCGGTGGTGCCCACCCGCGACCTGGGACGGATGTGGGCGAGCGCGGCGGCGGCGGCGGTGGTGCTCGCCGCCGGGGTGCTCGGGGCGGTGCGCGGATGGCGGTGACCCCGGCCCGCTCGTACTGCGGGCGCTCGCCGCTCAAGCCCCCGGTGTGGGAGCCGGACATCGCCGCCTACCTCTTCACCGGCGGGCTCTCCGGAGCCTCGGCGGTGCTCGCGGCCGCCGCTCGCGCGCGGGGCAACGACCGCCTGGCGCGGCGCTCGCTCCTGACCGCGATGGCCGGGCTGACGGTGAGCCCGGTGCTGCTGATCCGCGACCTCGGCCGGCGCGAGCGCTTCCACCACATGCTGCGGGTGCTGAAGCCGAGCTCACCGATGAGCGTGGGCAGCTGGATCCTCGGCGCCATCGGCACCGCCACCGCCGTCGCCTCCGCCTCCGACCTGACCGGCCTGCTGCCGCGCACCGGCCGCACCGCCGAGCGCGTCGCCGGTGCCCTCGGCCCTGCGCTCTCCACCTACACCGCGGTGCTGCTCGCCGACACCGCGGTTCCCGCCTGGCACGGGGCGCGCAGCGAGCTCCCGTTCGTCTTCGCGGCGAGCTCGGCGGCCAGCGCCGCGGGCGCCGCCCTGGTGCTCACCCCCACCGCCGACGCCGGCCCGGCCCGCCGCCTCTGCGCCGGAGCGGCGATCGCCGAGATCGCGGCCGCACAGCTCATGGAGCTCCGGCTCGGCCCGCTGGCGAGCGCCTACCGCGGCCCGCTCCGGTGGGCGGCGCCCGGGCTCACCGGCGGGGGTGCCGCGCTGGTCGCCCTTGCCGGGCGCCACCGTTGGGCCGCCGTCGCGGGCGGGGTCGCGGTGCTCGCCGGGTCGGCGGTGGAGCGCTGGCGGGTGTTCCGGGCGGGGCGTGTGTCCGCCGCGGACCCGGTGCACACCCTGGGGCTGCAGAGGGCACGGCTGCCCGCGGGCGGACCTCAGCGCAGCAGCAGCACCAGCCCGCTCCGCGGCAGCGAGCGGTAGCCGACGGCGGCGGCACCGGCGGCCCCGGCGAGGTGCTCGCCGACGAGCACGCCGAGGTGACGGCGCAGCCGGGCCCCCAACAGCGCCGCCGACGGCTCGGCGATGTCGAGAGCCTCGCCGTCCAGCACGGCGCCGTGGCGGGCGTCGACGGCGGCGAGGACCGCGTCGACCAGCTCCCACCACTCCTCCTCGGCGGCCGCGGCGGTCACCAGCTCGTCCCAGGGGGGCGCGACGAGGTCGCTCTCCACCACCCCCGACGGATGGGCGTGGCACTCCAGCTCGAGGTCCACGCCGGCCCAGAGCAGCGGCTGCCCGGTGATCAGCGGCAGCCCGCGGCCGGCACCCACCGTCCGCGGCGGCCCCGAGCGCCTGGCCCCGGCGCCGAGCGCGGCGGTGAGCGCGCGAGCGGACGGCCAGGGCCCGCCCGGCTGGTGCGGGCACACCGCTCGCACCCGCGTCTCCAGCGCGGTGGGCAGGTGCACCCCCCAGCCGGGCGGGGGGCGGACGGCGGTCACAGCGGCGGCGGGGGCGGCGTGCAGGCGGCGACGTGGAGGTCGCCGAGCGCGCCCGCCGTCCCTCCCGGCCGCAGCTCCAGGGCAAACCGCTGGAACCGGCCCCAGAGGTACGAGGGAGAGGGCCGCAGCGGCGGGTAGACGAGCAGCACCGTCGCGGTCTGCCCGGGGTCGAGGTGCACGCTGCAGTTGCCGGCGATCGCCCGGTCGCTGAGCGCCGCCAGCGGGAAGGTGGGGTGGTACAGGTGGCGCAGCGGCCCGCTGGCGGTGCCGTCGGGGGCGTAGTCGCTGGCCACCTGGAGGTCGTCGAGCCCCGGCTCGGACGCCGCCTTGCCGTCGTTGCGCAGCCGGATGCCGAGCAGGGTCAGGCGTCCCAGCGGGCGCAGCGCCGGCCACTCCGCCGCCCGGTCGGCCAGCCGCGCGGCGATCGGCTCGGCGTCGGCGGTGGTGAGCAGCACCACCGACAGGTCGTCCCAGTTCAGATAGATGCCGCCGTCGGGGCTGGTGGCCACCCGGGTGGCGGCGAGCGGCGCCGCCGTCGCCGGGTTGACGGGCAGGCCGAGCGATGCCGCGGACAGGGTGGCGCCCCCCGCCCCGCCGCAGCCGGCGAGCGCCACCAGGGCGGCCACCGGCAGCGCCAGCGCCCTCACCGGCGGCGGAGCATCGCACGCCCCAGCGGCACCAGGGCGAGCAGCGCCAGCGCCGCCCCGCAGAGCGCGGCGGCGGCGTCCTCGCCCGGAGCGAAGGTGCGGTCGCCGCCGAGCGCGCCGATCAGGGCGGAGTGGAGGTGACCGAAGGGGTCGAGCCGGGCCGCCACCAACCGCCAGCCCTGGCGGGGCACCCCGGTGAACAGGCCGCCGAGGAACAGCAGTGGGGCGAGCACCACGGCGACGTCGAGCAGCACCTCCGCGGCCCCGCCGGCGAGCAGCGCGAGGGCGCACCCGAGCACGTTGGCGAACAGCAGCGTCGACGCCACGCAGAGCAGCAGGCTGCCCGCGGCCTCCGCCCCGCCCCCGACCATCACGACGCCGAGCGCGGGGAGCAGCTGCACGGCGTCGACCGCGGCGGCGGCGAGCACCCAGCTGCCGGTGGCGCGCCACGCCGGGCCCGGGGTGACCGCGAGGCGGGCGAGGTGGCCGGAGGCGCGCGCCCGGGCGAGGGTCATCCCCGACCCCACCGCGCCGACCATGGCCACCAGGACGGTGAGCAGCATCGCCGCCCAGAAGGTGGGGGCGCCGCCGGTGACCAGGGGGACGGCGAGCAGCAGGGGCACCGCGACCCGCATCGCCAGGGCGCGGGGATGGGCCAGGGTGACCAGCCACTCCCTCCCCCACGGCGTGCCCGGGAGCAACCGGCGCAGCCCCGGGGGCGCACCGCCGGCCCGACGCAGGCCGGTGAGCACGCTCACGCCCGCTCCTCCAGGGCCCGGCCGGTGAGCGCGGCGAAGCAGTCGCCGAGGTCGGCGCGGCGCAGCCGCAGCGTCCGCAGACCCGGGCCCGTCGAGTCGGCGAGGGCGACGATCGCGGGCAGCGCCTCGGCGCCGCTGAACCGCACCCGCAGGCCGGCCTCCACCGCCACCGCGTCGCGCACCCCGGGCAGCCGGGCGAAGGCGGCGGCATCGGCCGTCCCCGCCAGGGTGAGCTCGGCCACCCGGGTGCCGTCGCCGTCGCCGAGCAGCTCGTGCGGCGCCGCGCAGCGGGCCAGCCGCCCGGCGGCGAGGAACGCGACCCGCCCGCACGCCGCCTCGACGAACGCGCAGTCGTTGCTGGCCACCACCGAGGTGAGCCCGGCGCCGTCGCGGCGGCGCAGCTCGTCGCCGAGGCTGCCGGCGCCCTCGGGATCGAGCCCTGCGGTGGGCTCGTCGAGGAAGGCGAGGGCGGGCTCGTGGGCGAGCGCCTCGACCAGCCCGAGCCGGCGGCGCATTCCATAGCTGTACCGGCCGACCGGCTCGTCGGCGACCTCGGCAAGGCCGAAGCGGCCCAGGGCGGCGTCGACCAGCCGCCGCGCCCGGTCGCGGTCGGCGACCCAGCGCCGGCACCAGAAGTGGGCCGCCTGCCGGCCGCTGAGGCAGGGCTCCTCGTCGACGCCGTCGAGGGCGAGCCCGAGGCTGCGCCGCGCCGCCCGCGGCGAGCGCTCGCCGTGCCAGCGCAGCTCGCCCCGGCGGGGACGGTCCGCGGTGGCGAGGAGCCGGAGCAGCGTGGTCTTCCCGGCGCCGTTGTGGCCCATCAGGGCCAGGGTCTCCCCCGCGTCGACGCGCAGGCTCACGGGGCCGACCCCGCGACCGCCGGGGTAGCGCCGCTCCACCTCCCGCGCCTCGACGGTCACGGCGCTCATCGGGGCGAGGGCCGCCGCGCCCCGTCGAGCAGCTCCCGCACCTGCGCCGCCACCGCGGTCGGCTTGAACGGCTTGACCACCGCGCCGCGGGCGCCGGCCGCACGGGCGCGCTCGGCCTCCTCGGGGTGGCGCGCCTCCACCATCGCCAACCAGCCGCATGCGGGAGCCAGGCCGTCGGTCCAGGCGGCGGCGAGGGCGACACCGTCGCGCTCGAGGGTGACGTCGACGAGGGCGACGTCGACCGCCTCGTCGCGGGCGAGCACCTCCGCCTCCGCGGCGCTGTGCGCCCAGAGCACGCGATGCCCCTCGCGACTCAGCTTGTGCTCGAGGATGCGGCCGATCATCGGCTCGTCCTCGACCACCAGCACCGTGGCACTCACAGCTCCCACCCGTCGAAGAGGCGGGGCCGGCGGCGATCGTCGAGCTCGCAGACGCTGCTGATCGGGCCCTCGACCCCCGCCTCGTCGAGCTGCTCCAGGGCGGCGGCGCGGGCGGTGATCCGCCAGGCGATGATGTCGTCGCCGTGGAGCTCGCAGCACCAGCCCATGTCCTCGAGCGCGGTCACCCCCCAGGCGAGCAGGTCGAGCCGGTGCTTGAGCCGGTCGGCGGTGGCGCTGAGCGCCGCGCCCATCGTCACCTCGCCGCGCTCGACGTCGATGCCCTCCTCGGTCGCCTCCTCGAGCTCGTAGAGACGCTGCACCCAGCGTGGCCAGGGCGGCCGCAGCGAGTGCACCACCTCGACGCCGGGCCGCTGGAAGAGGTGCAGGCGCAGGGCCACGGCGCCGTGGGGGATCCGCGGCGTGCTGACGGCGGCGTCCCCCGCGGTCACCGCTGGGTAGCCCCCGGCGAGGGCGACGCGTGGTCGACCACGTGCTGGCCCTCGATGGTCATCTCGCCGTAGATCAGGTAGGGGTGGCGGCTGTGCTCGCGGATCACCCCCATCGTGGCCATCATCATGCTGAGCACCACCGCGAGCGCGATCACCCCGCGGGCGCTGCGCCGGGTGGCCTCGCCCCAGCGCAGCTGGTCGCGGCTCAGCGCCTTCAGGTAGACGGTGAGCGCCCACAGGCCACCCGCCATCAGCGCCAGCAGGGCGATGATCTTGTTCGGGATCATGGTGCCGATCGGGTTCTCGAGGCCGCCCTGCCACCAGGGGCGGTCGAGGTGGCGCGCGGTGACGTCGCCCTGGGTCCAGGCGAAGCGCGCGGGCATCGCGGCGAGCAGGGTGGCGACGATCTCGAGGCCGAGGGCGAGCCGCAGGCTGCGGACCCCCGACGCGCCCGATGCGCGCAGCCGGCGCAGCAGGTACAGCGTCGCCAGGATGAAGATCAGCCCGAGCAGGGTGATCTGCAGCAGGAAGACGTTGGAGAGCTCGCCGAACATCATCGTGTACCAGCCGGAGTAGGCGTGGAGCTGCACCTCCTTGGCGTAGGAGTAGCCGACCCACGGCTGCAGGATGGTGAAGCCGATGGCGAACAGCACCCCCCACTGCACCACCCAGTCGTAGAAGGGCGCGTCCTCGGGGGCCCGCCGGGTGGCGCGCAGGTAGCGCACCGCCGCGAAGGCCGCGGTGAGCGCTCCCGCCCAGGCGAGGTTGCCGATGGTGCGGTGAACGGTGAGTGGCAGGTCGGTGGGGTTGAGGACCTGGGCCAGCTGGCTGTGGTCGCCGCCGTTGGGGGTGAGCATGTACGAGGCGACCACGTCGATGAAGAACATCTGCCAGAAGAGCACCAGGTTGAGCAGCACCATCAGGCCGAGGCGGGCGCGCCGGTAGAGCTCGAGCCGGTCCCAGTTCGCATAGAGGGTGTAGAGCAGGATGACCTCGGCGAGGAACAGCCCCGCCTCGAAGATGAACACCCAGAAGGTGATGCGGGTCAGGGCGACGAAGAACGTCCCCCAGAGACCGAGGAGGACGAAGAGCACCCAGAAGATCGGGATGGCCGCATCGAAGCTGAACGCGTACGCCATCGAGCGGAGCAGGCCGCGCGCGAGCCGCCCGTGACGCTGGTCGGCGCCGCCGCGCACCATCGCGAGGCTCTCGCTCACCACCGCCATCGTGGAGGCGCCGGTGAGGAAGGTGGCGATCTGGATGTGGAGGCTGGCGATGATCGCCACCCAGAGGCTGTTGCCGAGCACCGACTGCGGCACCGAGTCGGCGAGCAGCCCGCCGCTCACAGGTTGAAGAGCCGGTTGGCGCCGAGCA encodes the following:
- the fdh gene encoding formate dehydrogenase is translated as MPSLDPSRLLRRWPLIRQLTDGDPLGLGRAVRSPRTEALHPRTQDADRVVPSICPYCAVGCAQRVHVRDGEILHIDGDPDSPISRGRLCPKGSATRSLVSHDDRLRRVRYRRPHGTEWEDLSLDRAMDMIADRVIATRAATFVDREGEGEDERIYNRTLGIASLGGATLDVEENYLIKKLLTALGVVQVENQARIUHSSTVPGLGTSFGRGGATTFQQDLANADCIVIQGSNLAECHPVGFQWVMEARERGATIIHVDPRFTRTSAVADLHVPIRAGSDIAFLGGIVHHILENERWFPEYVLEYTNAATLISEDFQDTEDLDGVFSGFDPSGPSYDVSSWQYRGMEVTSAAGEHQAGGHAAGEETGGHGRRLEHAQPPQDRTLQDPRCVFQLLRRHYRRYTPELVEEVCGIPRELFLRVADTLCENSGRERTSAFAYSVGWTQHTVGVQYIRTTAIIQQLLGNIGRPGGGIMALRGHASIQGSTDVPTLYDLLPGYLPMPHADTDGSHQDYIRRNSSSTGWWGHMPEYFVSLMKAWWGDHANAANDWAFGHLPRISGDHSAYASTLAMLDGTVKGFLVPGENPAVGSANSRLHRLALSRLDWLVVLDLVETETAAFWKDSPEIETGELRTPDIGTEVFLMPAAANTEKNGTFTNTQRLLQWHSRAVEPKGDCRSDLWFYYHLGRIIREKLRDSTEPRDRPLLELTWDYPTEGPTADPSAEAVLREINGWGPDGRALSSFTEMRDDGTSAAGCWIYCGVYAGERNQAARRRSRHEQSVVAPEWGWAWPANRRILYNRASADPEGRPWSERKRYVWWDAERREWTGADVPDFVTTTPPDYMPPEGATAEKALRGADPFIQQADGRAWLFVPDGVKDGPFPTHYEPQESPVRNPLYESHPSNPVRQQFPLRRRLNPYNHPPDRPQPDGPFPYVVTTYRLTEHHTAGGMSRYVGYLSELQPEMFVEVSPRLAVERGLVNGGWATVITTRSAIEARVLVTERMRSQRIGGREVHTVGVPYHWGTRGGSRGDSGNDLFALALDPNVHIQEVKAATCDIRPGRRPRGPALRDLVEDYRRRAGM
- a CDS encoding 4Fe-4S dicluster domain-containing protein — protein: MGFFTDTSLCIGCKACEVACKEWNRVPAEQRSFTGHSYDNTCGLGANAWRHVAFIEQGGGEDGLRWLMSSDVCKHCNHAGCLDVCPTGALMRTEFGTVVVQEDICNGCGYCVSACPFGVIERREGDGRAWKCTLCYDRLRGDLEPACAQACPTKSIQFGALDDLLPLARGRVETLQHRGVTDARLYGTGPDDGVGGGHAFFLLLDEPEVYGLPPDPVVPTRDLGRMWASAAAAAVVLAAGVLGAVRGWR
- the nrfD gene encoding NrfD/PsrC family molybdoenzyme membrane anchor subunit, which gives rise to MAVTPARSYCGRSPLKPPVWEPDIAAYLFTGGLSGASAVLAAAARARGNDRLARRSLLTAMAGLTVSPVLLIRDLGRRERFHHMLRVLKPSSPMSVGSWILGAIGTATAVASASDLTGLLPRTGRTAERVAGALGPALSTYTAVLLADTAVPAWHGARSELPFVFAASSAASAAGAALVLTPTADAGPARRLCAGAAIAEIAAAQLMELRLGPLASAYRGPLRWAAPGLTGGGAALVALAGRHRWAAVAGGVAVLAGSAVERWRVFRAGRVSAADPVHTLGLQRARLPAGGPQRSSSTSPLRGSER
- a CDS encoding ABC transporter permease encodes the protein MSVLTGLRRAGGAPPGLRRLLPGTPWGREWLVTLAHPRALAMRVAVPLLLAVPLVTGGAPTFWAAMLLTVLVAMVGAVGSGMTLARARASGHLARLAVTPGPAWRATGSWVLAAAAVDAVQLLPALGVVMVGGGAEAAGSLLLCVASTLLFANVLGCALALLAGGAAEVLLDVAVVLAPLLFLGGLFTGVPRQGWRLVAARLDPFGHLHSALIGALGGDRTFAPGEDAAAALCGAALALLALVPLGRAMLRRR
- a CDS encoding ABC transporter ATP-binding protein encodes the protein MSAVTVEAREVERRYPGGRGVGPVSLRVDAGETLALMGHNGAGKTTLLRLLATADRPRRGELRWHGERSPRAARRSLGLALDGVDEEPCLSGRQAAHFWCRRWVADRDRARRLVDAALGRFGLAEVADEPVGRYSYGMRRRLGLVEALAHEPALAFLDEPTAGLDPEGAGSLGDELRRRDGAGLTSVVASNDCAFVEAACGRVAFLAAGRLARCAAPHELLGDGDGTRVAELTLAGTADAAAFARLPGVRDAVAVEAGLRVRFSGAEALPAIVALADSTGPGLRTLRLRRADLGDCFAALTGRALEERA
- a CDS encoding response regulator, encoding MSATVLVVEDEPMIGRILEHKLSREGHRVLWAHSAAEAEVLARDEAVDVALVDVTLERDGVALAAAWTDGLAPACGWLAMVEARHPEEAERARAAGARGAVVKPFKPTAVAAQVRELLDGARRPSPR